AAAAGCAACCCTTGACCCCCGCCATATTGGTAATCATCAACTGTCTTATGTTTATCTTTAGTAAAATCACGTAAATTTACCGGATTTATATTAATAAGGTTCTTTTTAATCCCTTGATAAATAACGCCATAAGAAAATATCGCATCTATCATTTCCGGGAAAATAGTTATTACATTATAAGTCTTCACTTACCAAACCTGCTTCATCAACTACGATAATTTTATTTTCTACATCAATTTTGGGGACATGAAACTCATTATTGGAGATAAGATACTCCTTACCGTTTTCACCTTCTATTACAAAAATTTCATTGCCACCGTTATCATAGATATCGTTCAACACACCTATAGACTTACCCTCAGTGGTAATAACTTTTGCACCGATAAAATCATCCAAGTAGCACTCATCTTCACCCATATACTCTCTAAGCATCTCATGGGAAACATAAACAGCTAAGCCGGCAATTTTTTTAGCGCGGTCTATATCATCAATACCTTTACACTTGACAATGAAATTCTTTTTATTCTCCCTTATCTCTTCCACTTCATAGGAAAACATTATCTTGTCATCTTTCCCCAAAAGAAGAAATTCCAAATCATAAAATATTTCAACATCTTCTGTTTTTGGGATCAGCTTAAAGTGCCCCTTGAGGCCGTGACTGCCTGATATTATTCCAATTTTTGTGATTTTCATCTTTATTGATTTATAAAAGAAGCCCCAAAACGGGGCTTATTTATTACTCCAAAATTTCCAATACTACTCTTTTGCCTTTTTTGATTCCAGCTGCATTTAAAATAGTTCTGATAGATCTTGCAGTTCTTCCCTGTTTTCCGATTACTTTGCCAAGGTCGGCAGGATCAACCCTAAGCTCAATTACAGTAGTCTTTTCACCTTCAACCTCTTCAAGCATTACTTTGTCAGGATTGTCAACAAGAGACTTAACGATAAATTCCACTAACTCTTTCACAGTGCACCTCCATCATTTACTTAGCAGCTTTTGACTCAGCAAACTTTTTTATAATACCTGCCCTACTTAAAATATTTTTAACAGTATCAGTAGGGATAGCTCCATCTGACAGCCACTTAAGAGCCTTCTCTTCGTCAATTTTTACCTCTGCAGGCTCAACAAGAGGATTGTAATACCCCAAAATTTCGATGAATCTTCCATCTCTTCTTGCTTTACTATCAGCAACCACTACCCTGTAAAAAGGTCTCTTCTTTCTTCCCATTCTCATTAATCTTATCTTTGTAGCCACAGCTAACACCTCCTTTATCGCATTGGGAATATATTTCTTAACAATTTTTTGTCAATTTTATTCTTCCCGCCTATTTTTTTTGTAAGTTTTTTCATCATTTTATTCGTTTGCTCAAGCTGATTAATCAGCTTATTGACATCATTTACCTGTACACCAGCCCCTCTTGCAATCCTCTTCTTCCTACTTCCATTTATAATTTTATAATACTTCCTCTCTTTAGGCGTCATAGATGAAATAATTGCTTCAATCCTCTTAATATGCTTCTCGTCAATATCTATGTCACCCATTGCTGAAAAGCCCGGAATTAACCTCAATATACTTTCAAATGAACCCATACGCTTTATCATTTTAAACTGCTGAAGCATATCATTAAAATCCATTCCATCTTTGCTTATCTTGCCCGCTATCTGTTCAGCTTCATCTTCATCAATAGCACTTTGTGCCATTTCAACAAGGGTAACTATATCCCCCATCCCAAGAATTCTGGAGGCCATCCTGTCAGGATAAAACGGTTCAAACGCATCTAATTTTTCACCGATACCAACAAACTTGAGCGGCTTACCAGTAACCTCTTTAATCGAGAGAGCAGCACCACCTCTCGCATCACCATCTAACTTTGTCAAAATTACACCAGTAATACCGAGAAGTTCATCAAACTTCGCTGCCACATTTACTGCGTCCTGACCTGTCATAGCATCAGCCACAAATAGTATCTCGTTAGGTTTTAAATGCTCTTTGATAGCGGCAAGCTCATTCATTAAATCTTCGTCAATATGAAGTCTTCCCGCAGTATCTATTATCATTACATCTTTTGCCGATTTTTTGGCTACATTAAGCCCCTCTTCTGCGATTTTTACCGCATCACGTGTATCCCTATTGGCATAAACGTCACATTTTAACTGCTTTCCAAGGGTTTCCAATTGATCTATAGCTGCAGGTCTGTAAATATCATCCGCAACCAAAAGTACCGACTTGCCATTTTTCATAAAGTGGCACGCCAATTTACCGGCAGAGGTTGTTTTACCGGAACCCTGCAAACCAACAAGCATTATAATAGTAGGGGGGTTGGAGCTAAGTTTTAGCTTACTCTCATCCTTATCACCACCAAGGATATTAGTAAGCTCATCATTTACAATTTTTATAAAAACTTGCTCTGGGGTTAAACTTTTTAAGACCTTTTCACCAAGGGCTTTTTCCTGAACATTTTGGATAAACTTTTTTACTACTTTATAATTAACATCCGCTTCAAGAAGTGCCATGCGCACTTGCCTAATAGCTTCCTTTATGTTGTCTTCACTAATTCTTGCCTGACCTTTAATATTTCTAAAGACAGACTGCAACTTCTCGTTTAATGCACCAAACATCTTAATCCATCCCTTGGCATCCTATTTAAATTTAGAAAGACTCTTATATTTCACGCCCAACAAGTTGTCAACTGTTTTTTACAACAGCTTCCCAAAATGCTAAATATTTGTTTTATCTTCTTCAAACGCTATAGCTCATTAATAACTAACCCTGTCTGAAGCTTAGGATAAAAGTATGTTGATTTTTGAGGCATAACTAATCCATTTTCGGAAATATCTCTAATAATATCTATGTCAATCCCTTTAAGCAAGAAAGAGGTAACTGGGAACTTTTTCGACAACTTCTCAATTTCTTCCTCAGATTGAACAAAGTATATCCCCTCTTTTCTTAAAATTTTCTCTTCATCCATACCTAATGCTTCTTTTAATATTACTTCCTGTAAAATATAAGTATTAACTTTTCTATAAACAGTATGCAGCCCTTCAAAAACATTATCAAGTAAGGTTAAACCATAGTATTTATCTAAATGTTTCCACACTATTTTTTTGTTGCTGTCCTCGTTCAAAAATTGCTCTTTCTCGTCCTTTGCAATCTCTTTAACTGTAAAATAATTTTTCAACTTCTCTTTGAAATCTTTTTCGCTAAAACCCTCGTCAATCTTCACCACTCTATGTGTAGGAAATATTTTGAGCCCTTCATCATAAAAATTAACAAACATCATCATTACATAATCATAAGGTCTTGTATTTTCAGGGTCATCACCATTCAGCTCTCTCATATACTTTTTAAAATTCAATGCCGTTTCATATCTGTGATGACCATCAGCTATGTAGACAGCCTTATCTAGCATAAACTTTTCTACTTTATCAATAACCTCAGGATCATTTACAGTCCATAATGTATTCTTAACCCCATAAATATCCACTGCTGAAGAAACGGCCATATCCTTTTTAACAGTCGAAAAAACTCTCTCAAGCTTATTCTCTTTGTCCATATAAAGCCCAAAAATTTGACTAAAATTTGTCCTACAGGCCTTCATCAGATTAAATCTATCCTCTTTCGGCCCAGACAATGTTTTTTCATGAGGAAATACTTTACCTTTGCCAAGCTCTTCTAATTTTAGCAACCCAACAAATCCTGTCCTCACATAAACTGTGCCTGCATATTCGTACTCTTGCTCATATATGTAAAATGATGGATTTTGATCTTTTATTAAGATACCTTCCTCTTTCCACTCTTTATACTCCTTAGCAGCCATCTCATACTTATCTTCCCCTTCAGGAAGAATTAACTTCACAATATTATAAGGGGATTTTGTAAGTAAGCTCTCTTTCATCTCCTTAGAAATGACATCATATGGTGGAGCAATTACATTTTTCAGAAGAGACTTTTCCAAGTTATATCTAACACCCTTAAACGGTTTAACATACACCATAATTTCCTCCCTAACCTACAACTATTTTTGCAAATTTACGCTTACCAACTTTCAAAATGTACTCCCCTGCTTCCAAGATTGTATTTAAATCTGCAACTTTTTCACCGTTAATTGTAACCCCTCCTTGATTAGCAAGTCTTCTTGCTTCAGAGTTTGAACTAACAAAGTTTAATCTGTTTATAATTTCAATTACCCTAAGTCCAGTCTCAATACTGACTTCAACTAAATCATCCGGTATCTCTTTTTTGGAGAAAAGTGTTTCAAAATGAGTCAAGGCACCTTTAGCTCCATCCTCCCCATGATATCTTCTTACTATCTCATAAGCTAAGTCCTTCTTTGCTTTCATAGGATGAAGTTTTTCAGATGCTATATCATTCTTCATTTTTTCTATATCTTCAAGGCTCTTTTCACTTAGCAAAAGATAATATCTAAACATTAATTCATCGCTGATAGACATTATTTTACCAAACATATCATTGGCCGGCTCGTTAATCCCAACATAATTACCAAGAGATTTGCTCATTTTCTGAACGCCATCAAGCCCTTCAAGGATTGGAACAGTAATAGCTATCTGAGGCTTTTGCCCGTAATTTCTCTGTAAATCCCTCCCTACCAAAAGATTAAATTTCTGATCTGTGCCTCCCAATTCAACATCTGATCTTAGTGCCACAGAATCATACCCCTGCACAAGGGGGTACAAAAATTCATGTATACTTATAGGTTTATTTGATTCATATCTCTTTGCAAAGTCATCCCTCTCAAGCATTCTCGCTACCGTATACTGAGAAGCAAGCTTTATAAGTCCAGTCGTCCCCATCTCAAGCATCCATTTACTATTGAATGCTATTTCAGTTTTTTCCGGGTCTAATATCTTAAATACCTGCTCTTTATAAGTTTCAGCATTTTTTAAGACTTCTTCTTTTGATAAAGCCTTTCTTGTCTCATTTTTGCCGGTAGGGTCTCCAATCATACCTGTAAAGTCGCCAATAAGAAATATAACGTGATGACCAAGCTCCTGAAAATGTCTCATTTTGTGTATTAAAACTGTATGGCCAAGATGCAAATCAGGTGCTGTAGGGTCAAACCCTGCTTTAACTCTTAAAGGGATATTGTTCTCGTATGAGTATGTTAACTTAGCTACAAGCTCCTCTTCTACAATAATCTCTTCTGTTCCTCTTTTAATCACCTTCAACTGTTCTTCAACCGGTAACATTTATCCTCCAAACATTGTATTTAAATATAAATTTACAAGGAAATCACCATAAAATATATATACAATAGTTGCAATAGAAATGAATGGTCCAAAAGGTAAAGGGAAATTTCTATCTTTTTTAATTAATATCACTGGAATTCCAATAATTGTACCAAAAATAGAGCTTAGCATAAGTATTAAGAACAATGGTTTATAGCCAAGAAATGCTCCAATCATAGCTAAAAGTTCCACATCACCAAAACCCATACCCTCTTTTTTTGTAATCAACTGGTATATAAAGCCTGGGAGCCAAATTATAAGCCCACCCACTAAAATACCTATTAATGAATCCAAAAATGTCTTTAACCCTGGTGCAACCATTAAAGATAAAATAACACCTAAAACAATCCCTCCTCTTGTCAAAACAACCGGAATTACACCGCATTCAAAATTATCTGAATCCAGAGAGGTAAAAAAATCCGTAAATGCAATTACTAACAGAAGATAAAGAAAAACAATCATTTTAAGGGTTAAAACTGAAACCCCAAAATATTTGTAGGCAAATAAAAATGCAAACCCTGTCGCAAGCTCAACGAAAGGATACTGTATAGATATTTTAGTTTTACAGCTACTGCATCTTCCTTTTAAAAATATATAACTTAATATAGGGATATTTTCATAAAATCTTATTTTATGTCCGCAGGTTTGACAACTTGAGCTTGGGTAAACTATTGACTTACCGTAAGGGAGTCTGCAGATTAGCACATTCATAAAGCTTCCAAATATTAAGCCTAATATAAAAAAAATGATAGAATACATCTATTTTAGCTTTCTTTAAGAGCTACTTCCACCGTAAATTTCTCATCATCTATATTAAAAAATACTCCTAGGCACGGGACATTAGATGGCCTTTTTATTTTATGCCCTTTCCCTACAATAACATTTGGAATAGAAATTTTAAACCTCAATCCTTTCTCGGAAAACACTTTTTTGGTACTTCCTGCAACCATATTGATAAGCTCTCCAACGGCATCCACAACATCA
This DNA window, taken from Deferrivibrio essentukiensis, encodes the following:
- a CDS encoding prepilin peptidase, translated to MYSIIFFILGLIFGSFMNVLICRLPYGKSIVYPSSSCQTCGHKIRFYENIPILSYIFLKGRCSSCKTKISIQYPFVELATGFAFLFAYKYFGVSVLTLKMIVFLYLLLVIAFTDFFTSLDSDNFECGVIPVVLTRGGIVLGVILSLMVAPGLKTFLDSLIGILVGGLIIWLPGFIYQLITKKEGMGFGDVELLAMIGAFLGYKPLFLILMLSSIFGTIIGIPVILIKKDRNFPLPFGPFISIATIVYIFYGDFLVNLYLNTMFGG
- the tyrS gene encoding tyrosine--tRNA ligase, translated to MLPVEEQLKVIKRGTEEIIVEEELVAKLTYSYENNIPLRVKAGFDPTAPDLHLGHTVLIHKMRHFQELGHHVIFLIGDFTGMIGDPTGKNETRKALSKEEVLKNAETYKEQVFKILDPEKTEIAFNSKWMLEMGTTGLIKLASQYTVARMLERDDFAKRYESNKPISIHEFLYPLVQGYDSVALRSDVELGGTDQKFNLLVGRDLQRNYGQKPQIAITVPILEGLDGVQKMSKSLGNYVGINEPANDMFGKIMSISDELMFRYYLLLSEKSLEDIEKMKNDIASEKLHPMKAKKDLAYEIVRRYHGEDGAKGALTHFETLFSKKEIPDDLVEVSIETGLRVIEIINRLNFVSSNSEARRLANQGGVTINGEKVADLNTILEAGEYILKVGKRKFAKIVVG
- a CDS encoding DUF1015 domain-containing protein, which codes for MVYVKPFKGVRYNLEKSLLKNVIAPPYDVISKEMKESLLTKSPYNIVKLILPEGEDKYEMAAKEYKEWKEEGILIKDQNPSFYIYEQEYEYAGTVYVRTGFVGLLKLEELGKGKVFPHEKTLSGPKEDRFNLMKACRTNFSQIFGLYMDKENKLERVFSTVKKDMAVSSAVDIYGVKNTLWTVNDPEVIDKVEKFMLDKAVYIADGHHRYETALNFKKYMRELNGDDPENTRPYDYVMMMFVNFYDEGLKIFPTHRVVKIDEGFSEKDFKEKLKNYFTVKEIAKDEKEQFLNEDSNKKIVWKHLDKYYGLTLLDNVFEGLHTVYRKVNTYILQEVILKEALGMDEEKILRKEGIYFVQSEEEIEKLSKKFPVTSFLLKGIDIDIIRDISENGLVMPQKSTYFYPKLQTGLVINEL
- the rpsP gene encoding 30S ribosomal protein S16; the encoded protein is MATKIRLMRMGRKKRPFYRVVVADSKARRDGRFIEILGYYNPLVEPAEVKIDEEKALKWLSDGAIPTDTVKNILSRAGIIKKFAESKAAK
- a CDS encoding KH domain-containing protein; protein product: MKELVEFIVKSLVDNPDKVMLEEVEGEKTTVIELRVDPADLGKVIGKQGRTARSIRTILNAAGIKKGKRVVLEILE
- the ffh gene encoding signal recognition particle protein; this encodes MFGALNEKLQSVFRNIKGQARISEDNIKEAIRQVRMALLEADVNYKVVKKFIQNVQEKALGEKVLKSLTPEQVFIKIVNDELTNILGGDKDESKLKLSSNPPTIIMLVGLQGSGKTTSAGKLACHFMKNGKSVLLVADDIYRPAAIDQLETLGKQLKCDVYANRDTRDAVKIAEEGLNVAKKSAKDVMIIDTAGRLHIDEDLMNELAAIKEHLKPNEILFVADAMTGQDAVNVAAKFDELLGITGVILTKLDGDARGGAALSIKEVTGKPLKFVGIGEKLDAFEPFYPDRMASRILGMGDIVTLVEMAQSAIDEDEAEQIAGKISKDGMDFNDMLQQFKMIKRMGSFESILRLIPGFSAMGDIDIDEKHIKRIEAIISSMTPKERKYYKIINGSRKKRIARGAGVQVNDVNKLINQLEQTNKMMKKLTKKIGGKNKIDKKLLRNIFPMR
- the rimM gene encoding ribosome maturation factor RimM (Essential for efficient processing of 16S rRNA); translated protein: MKITKIGIISGSHGLKGHFKLIPKTEDVEIFYDLEFLLLGKDDKIMFSYEVEEIRENKKNFIVKCKGIDDIDRAKKIAGLAVYVSHEMLREYMGEDECYLDDFIGAKVITTEGKSIGVLNDIYDNGGNEIFVIEGENGKEYLISNNEFHVPKIDVENKIIVVDEAGLVSEDL